The Cytophagales bacterium genomic interval TACAACTGATATAATTACAGGAGTAGCGCCCGGCACTTATACGGTCACGGTTACCGATGCAATCGGCTGTACGTGGACAGGCAGCATTTATATTGGCCCGACCGGTTTGAATGAATTTACAAATAAAACCAGCAATATCACCCTTTATCCAAACCCGGCAAATGATGTCCTCAATATTAAAACAAAAGGTACTAACATGTTAAGCATCACAATGATCAATGCTTTGGGGCAGGTAGTTGCATACATTACGCCTCATGATAACAGCGTTCAGATATCTACAACGAACTATGTGGATGGATTTTATTTCATCCTGATAGAAACTAAAGATGGGTTGATCAGGAGAAAGATTAGTGTTAATAAATAATGGCTTTGCTCATTTTTTGGGCTCGTGCAACTAAAGTATCAAACAACAGGTAGTAGTTTTTATTTTTCTTTTATATCATCAATAAGTCGTTTCAGTATCTTATTGTCAATATTTTCAATTTCTGATTTGTTATAAACTGTTAAAAGATATATTTCAAGTTCTTCAGTCACAATATAGGTTATAATTCTTGCACCTCCGCTTTTACCTTTCCCTTTACTTTTAATTGCAAGTCGTATTTTATATGTATTGTGTCCCAAACTTTCTCCTTGGCGGGGGTTTTCTGCAAGATCTTCTTTAAAATCCTGAAGTTCGGAATTGAGAGAAGGGTATTTTCTAATTAATCTTTTTACTTCTCTTTTAAATTTCGGAGTAGGGAAGACACTATATTTCATTCAAAAAGTCAGATAGGGTCTGTTTTTTGATTTTTCCTTCTCTCATTTTTTTTACCTGTTCAAAAGCTTCAGTCAAGTCGGATTTAACTTTGAGAGTTTGTTCATATTTTTTAAATTTATTCATAAGACTTTTCCATTCAGTCAGAGGAATCCGGACTGCATTAATGTTGCCATTAGTGTCATTTAGATATTGGATTGATAATTTCATAATTCAAAATTAGTAATTTTTTTTGTTTAAGTCAATATTTGATTGCAAAATAATAAAAAAAAATTTAAAAAAGACTATTTTAGATTTAGTTTATCTACATTTGAGATTATGACCAAATTTCAAAATTATATCGCAGCGATCATTATATTTTCCATTTTATTACTGCTGCAAGCTGATGATCCAACATATCTTGGGCATTCCCCTTTGGGTTACCTGGGGGGACAGGCGAAACAAGAGAAAGGTTACCCTAATAATCCCGGATGGTTTAAGCAAAACCTGTTGATGAAAAAAGATTCAACAGGCAAAATACCCAGGTGGATGCTGCAAGTTATATGGCAGCAACAAAAACAAAGGTTGCAGATGCAACCGGTTGGAAAAAATATCGGCAATTTGTTAAATACCCAGGAATTAGGCCCGCAAAATATAGGCGGTAGAACCAGGGCGCTGCTGATTGACGTGACTGATCACAGCCATTTTATCGCAGGTGGCGTATCGGGTGGTTTGTGGGAATCGTATGATAAAGGGATCACCTGGCAGCCGGTTAATGATCTTGCACCCACGCTTTCAGTAACCTATATCACACAAGACCCTTTTAATCCTGCCAATATATATTACAGCACCGGAGAACCAAGAGGCAACAGCGCTGGCATCCCCGGTGACGGTGTATTTAAATCCATTGATACAGGGAAAACATTCATTCAATTACCTGCAACCAATAGTTCCGCTTTTAACTATATCTGGAGCGTTAAAGTTTCCCCCACAGACAGTAATACATTATATGTTGGCACTGCCAATAACGGTTTGTACAAATCTGCTGACGGTGGAAATACATTTATAAATGTATTTTCTATCTCCGGGGCAGATGTATCTGATATTGAGACGCTCCCTAACGGGTTTGTTATCATTGGCGTGAAAGAGTTAGGTATCTACAGATCATCAACAGGGAATAGCGGAACTTTTATCAAAGTCACCAGCGGACTCCCGGCTAATGGCTTTCGGAGGATTGAACTGGCTTACTGCCAGGGTTTTCCCAACGTACTCTACGCACAATTTGAAGACAGCACTGAAAGTTCTTACTGGACTGCCCTGAAAGGTATCTGGAAATCTACTGACACCGGCAGCACCTGGACACAAATCACCAATCCTGAAACGGCCCTTGGGGCTTCTTATGCGTTTCCGTGGTATTGCTTTACCTTAGGAGTAAAACCTGATGATCCCGATGCGGTTATTTCCGGAAGCGTAGCTTTAGTCTATTCTCTTAATGGCGGAATCTCATGGAATTATACACAAAGTTCGCACGTTGATAATCATATTGTGGTATTTGACAGGGATAATCCCAATATGCTGTATATAGGCAACGATGGCGGAATATATTCTTATGATATTTCTACAATCAATCTTTCTGTTATAGACCTGAATAATGGATATGATGTCACACAGTATTATGCAGGCGCTCATTTTCCAACGGGAACCGATTGTTTCGGAGGCACACAAGACAACGGTACACACGCCAGCCGCAGCGGCAACAGCCTCTTTGACATCATTTACTGGGGTGATGGCGCCTTTACTCAGATCAATCAGCAAAATCCCAATATATCTTTTGTTTCCTGGCAATATGGACATATCTCAAGAGCAGACAATTCCTTAAATACCTACCCCTCATTTAATGATGTATTAAACGACCTGGATGCTAATTTTGACGGAGACGTTGATGATGGCGCCTGGTTCATAAACCCATTCGAAATAAACCGCAATGATGGCGATCAATTGTATTTTGTTACCAAAAAGAGAATATGGAGAACGACTAACGGTGCTTTGACCTGGATGCCCCTTACAAATATTATTGCTGATACTATTACCGGCACCAAACCTTATGCCATTGGTATTTCAAATGACCTGGATCCAACTGTCTATATTGGAGGGCAAAATATGTTATTTTACAGGGTGAATAATGCGCTTACGGCTTTCCCCGGAGATGAAGTTGATCTAAGCAGCAGCATTCCACCTAATTTATCCGGGAGCTTTATTTCTAATATTACGGTTCACCCCGGCAACGACTCTGTTATTTATGCGGCTTTAAGTAATTATTCTACAGAGCCCCGTATCTACAGGGTTATTAACGCTAATTCAGGCAGCCCTGCCTGGATTGATATTAGTGGCGACCTACCTGCTTATTTACCTGTTAACTGGATAGAAGCACATCCGCAAAGCCCGGATTCATTTCTGATTGCAGCTACTGACTTTGGATTATATACTACTGTCAATGCCGGTACTAACTGGAACCATGAAACTTCTTTACCTAACGCAGCTATCCATCAAATACGATTAAGATACACAGACCGCAAATTATTTATTTTTACCCACGGAAGAGGCGTTTGGCTGGCTGATCTGCCTGATCTTTCTTCCCCACCATGTACTCCGCCTGTGGCTGATTTCTTTTATACTGATTCGCTTTTAACTGTTAGTTTCTATGATTCTTCTTCTAATACTGCCAACTGGCTCTGGGATTTTGATGATGGCTTTAGCAGTATCCTGCAAAATCCAACTCATATATTTAATGATGGAACCTACAATGTTTGTTTAACCGCTGAAAATCCCTGCAGCGCTGATACTTTTTGTATGCCAATTACTGTAACTACTACCGGTATCAATGAAAATCCGGGTTATTACCGGAATTTAAAGGTATATCCAATTCCTGCAAAAGATGTTCTTAATATTGAGATCAACCCTGACCGCCACCTGCAAAGCTTTAACATAGCAGGCGGGGATATTAAATCCGATAGCTATCAGATTGAAAGCATTAAAATCGTCAACGTCTTCGGCCAGGTGGTTTATCAGGCAGATAATAATAAACACTTGCAAATTGATATTTCTGAATTTGAAGAAGGGCTATATTTTATACTTATTGAAATAAAAGATGGCACGATATTGAGGAAAATCATTATTTCTCAATACTAAATATTATATTTGGAAAAATTTAATACCTATGCAATTTAAAATAGAAAGTAAGCGCCTAAACGGGGTGGAGGTTATCGTCCCCGAAGTTTTTGAGGACGAACGGGGTTTCTTTATGGAAACATACAGGATTGACCAGTTTGAAAAGCTAGGGCTTCCAACAAACTTTGCCCAGGACAATCATTCCCGATCAATGAAGAATGTGTTGAGAGGCCTGCATTTTCAGTGGCAACCTCCTATGGGGAAGCTCATGAGGGTAACTTATGGCAGCGCTTTCCTCGTGGCAGTGGATGTCAGAAAAGGTTCACCCACACTGAGGAAGTGGTTTGGCCTGGAGATTTCAGCAAAAAATAAAAAGCAGGTGTGGGCGCCTGCAGGCTTTGCAAGAGGTTTTTGCGTTCTTTCAGATTTTGCTGAAATTCAATATAAATGTACAGGACATTATAACAACAAGGGAGAAGGTGGGATCTTATGGAATGATCCTGCCATTGGCATCGAATGGCCTGTAACCGATCCGGTTCTTTCAGAAAAGGACAAAATTGCACAAACGCTTGAGCAGTGGCTCAAAACAGCGGAAGCGGATAATTTTGTGTATTAATTAGTAATAAATTTTTGTTAGTTACGTTTTTTATAAAAAATGAAAATACTTGTTGCTGGCGGTGCCGGCTATATCGGTTCTGTGCTGGTACCAAAACTTATTAGCAGGGGATATCATGTGGAAGTAGTAGACCTGTTATGGTTTGGAAATGCTTTGCCTAAAGAGGTTAAGGTCAGCAAAAAAAATATTTTTGATATTAAACAGGAAGAATTGAATGATTTTGACCAGGTGATCTTTTTGGGAGGCTTATCAAACGACCCCATGGCAGAATATTCCCCAAAAGACAATTTTATCTATAACGCTGCTGCACCTGCCTATTTAGGATATATAGCCAAAAATGCAAAAGTAAAAAGATTCATCTACGCTGACTCGTGTTCAGTATATGGCTATACGGTGAATGAACTTTACGATGAAAATTCTCCTGCCGTCTGTAATTATCCCTATGGCATATCAAAGCTGCAGGGAGAATATTCTGTTCTGCAAATGGTTGATGATAATTTTTCTGCGATATGCCTCAGGCAAGGCACGGTTAGCGGCTATAGTCCCAGAATGAGATTTGACCTGGTGGTAAATACTATGTTTAAAAGCGCCATAGTTAATAGTGAGATAACGGTGAATAATCCTACAATATGGAGGCCTGTTCTCGGAATTCACGATGCTGTAAGTGCATACATCAGGGCGGTTGAAGCAAGCCAGGATCTATCAGGGATTTTTAATGTTGCTTCCGGAAATTATACTGTAGGTGAAATTGCTGATCTTGTGAAAGATAAAGCTGAAAAAATGCTCAATAAAAAAATTAAGCTCAATATTAAAAATATCCAGGATTTTAGAAATTATAAAGTTAGTATTAAAAAAGCAAAAAAGATACTAAGCTTTAAGCCGCAAAATGATGTGGCTTCCATTATTGATGATCTGTTTGAAAACCTGCCCAAGTTTAAAGATTTTACAAATCCCAATTTTTATAATATTGAAGTGTTTAAAAAGCTTAATCCTGGTTAGAAAAAATTCAATAATTCAACAATTTAGCAATTTTTCTGCAATTTGAAGATTGCCAAACAATCAAACCTGCCCCGACAAAGTCGGGGTCACCGAATCATCAAATTATTTCCCGTTTCCTCTCCGGATTAAAAAACTGGGGTTTATTTACAATAGCTGAAACTGTGTGCCTTGTATGCTCTACAATTATTTCAAACTGAACTTTCGTACCCGGCTTATCATATTTTTTATCTATGGTAGCAATTGCTATATTTTTCTTAAGCGTTGGCGACCAGGTACCGCTGGTTGCATAGCCTACCTGCTTGCCCGCCAGTTGGGAGGAACGGCCGTATCGGGACTTGATTTTATTATTGCCGTAAACCGGGATTGACATCCTCCATGCAGCATTCGGTACTTCAGGAGGCAGCCCATATTTTGCATAAATAGCTTCCAGTTCGGTCCAGCTAATGTCAAGGCCTACGGTTGCCCATCGGGAACCATGCTTTTTTTCAGCTTTCAAAGCGGCTTGTCCGTTAAAAGGCTCCCTGTCTAAATTTACAGTCCAGCCAAGTCCAAGCTCATAAGGAGAAGTCATCCTGTTTTCAATAAGGGCATGCATCGAATTATAGTAATCCACTCCTTTCAGTATTAAGCCTGCTTCTATCCTTGTCATATCAAGGGCGTCCAGACCTGCAGGCAGGATATCATAATCCTTGCCGGTAGCCATCAGTGTATCCCAGAGTTTTATCGCATTTTCATTCTTAGTCCATATTTCATATCCCAGGTCACCGGTATAGCCTGTGCGTGATATATTAACATCAAACCCGTCAATCTTTGCCTTTGTAACTCCAAAGAATTTTAAGGCATCCATATTTGCATCTGTACATTGTTTCAGAATATCACGTGAAGTAGGCCCTTGCAGAGCAA includes:
- a CDS encoding T9SS type A sorting domain-containing protein — protein: MTKFQNYIAAIIIFSILLLLQADDPTYLGHSPLGYLGGQAKQEKGYPNNPGWFKQNLLMKKDSTGKIPRWMLQVIWQQQKQRLQMQPVGKNIGNLLNTQELGPQNIGGRTRALLIDVTDHSHFIAGGVSGGLWESYDKGITWQPVNDLAPTLSVTYITQDPFNPANIYYSTGEPRGNSAGIPGDGVFKSIDTGKTFIQLPATNSSAFNYIWSVKVSPTDSNTLYVGTANNGLYKSADGGNTFINVFSISGADVSDIETLPNGFVIIGVKELGIYRSSTGNSGTFIKVTSGLPANGFRRIELAYCQGFPNVLYAQFEDSTESSYWTALKGIWKSTDTGSTWTQITNPETALGASYAFPWYCFTLGVKPDDPDAVISGSVALVYSLNGGISWNYTQSSHVDNHIVVFDRDNPNMLYIGNDGGIYSYDISTINLSVIDLNNGYDVTQYYAGAHFPTGTDCFGGTQDNGTHASRSGNSLFDIIYWGDGAFTQINQQNPNISFVSWQYGHISRADNSLNTYPSFNDVLNDLDANFDGDVDDGAWFINPFEINRNDGDQLYFVTKKRIWRTTNGALTWMPLTNIIADTITGTKPYAIGISNDLDPTVYIGGQNMLFYRVNNALTAFPGDEVDLSSSIPPNLSGSFISNITVHPGNDSVIYAALSNYSTEPRIYRVINANSGSPAWIDISGDLPAYLPVNWIEAHPQSPDSFLIAATDFGLYTTVNAGTNWNHETSLPNAAIHQIRLRYTDRKLFIFTHGRGVWLADLPDLSSPPCTPPVADFFYTDSLLTVSFYDSSSNTANWLWDFDDGFSSILQNPTHIFNDGTYNVCLTAENPCSADTFCMPITVTTTGINENPGYYRNLKVYPIPAKDVLNIEINPDRHLQSFNIAGGDIKSDSYQIESIKIVNVFGQVVYQADNNKHLQIDISEFEEGLYFILIEIKDGTILRKIIISQY
- the rfbC gene encoding dTDP-4-dehydrorhamnose 3,5-epimerase gives rise to the protein MQFKIESKRLNGVEVIVPEVFEDERGFFMETYRIDQFEKLGLPTNFAQDNHSRSMKNVLRGLHFQWQPPMGKLMRVTYGSAFLVAVDVRKGSPTLRKWFGLEISAKNKKQVWAPAGFARGFCVLSDFAEIQYKCTGHYNNKGEGGILWNDPAIGIEWPVTDPVLSEKDKIAQTLEQWLKTAEADNFVY
- a CDS encoding SDR family oxidoreductase, yielding MKILVAGGAGYIGSVLVPKLISRGYHVEVVDLLWFGNALPKEVKVSKKNIFDIKQEELNDFDQVIFLGGLSNDPMAEYSPKDNFIYNAAAPAYLGYIAKNAKVKRFIYADSCSVYGYTVNELYDENSPAVCNYPYGISKLQGEYSVLQMVDDNFSAICLRQGTVSGYSPRMRFDLVVNTMFKSAIVNSEITVNNPTIWRPVLGIHDAVSAYIRAVEASQDLSGIFNVASGNYTVGEIADLVKDKAEKMLNKKIKLNIKNIQDFRNYKVSIKKAKKILSFKPQNDVASIIDDLFENLPKFKDFTNPNFYNIEVFKKLNPG
- a CDS encoding aminomethyl transferase family protein, encoding MPIKSPFFPRTSELCTSLKWKEWAGYYAVRSYDTLHEPEYFAIRHAAGLLDVTPLFKYKVEGKDAAAFLARVMVKNINKQKVGRVAYLCWCDDHGKVVDDGTVMHLAQDDFFVTSADPCYLWLSRFTRGYDVAIEDVTKKVCALALQGPTSRDILKQCTDANMDALKFFGVTKAKIDGFDVNISRTGYTGDLGYEIWTKNENAIKLWDTLMATGKDYDILPAGLDALDMTRIEAGLILKGVDYYNSMHALIENRMTSPYELGLGWTVNLDREPFNGQAALKAEKKHGSRWATVGLDISWTELEAIYAKYGLPPEVPNAAWRMSIPVYGNNKIKSRYGRSSQLAGKQVGYATSGTWSPTLKKNIAIATIDKKYDKPGTKVQFEIIVEHTRHTVSAIVNKPQFFNPERKREII